The genomic window TTATCTATTTAATACCATTACCAATGCATCTTCTCCTGTATCACCGTAGTAATTTTTTCTTTTAAAAATATTTTTAAATCCTATTTTCTCATAAAGTTTTATGGCAGCCGTGTTGTTTTCCCTGACCTCGAGATGTATGTTCTTTTCCACGTTCAGCAAGATAGTTTTGAGCATCTCTTCCCCTATACCTTGATTTCTGTATCTTGTGTCTACAGCTATTTTGATTATTTCAAAGATATCTATGCTGTCTAGTAAAATGGTGTATCCTATCAGCTTTTCTCTTTTCCAGACTCCCCCAAAATAGTATTTATTGTTTTCTAACATTTTAAATAGAGAATCCATGCTATAAGAATTTCCTGGGAAGGATTTCTTCTCCAACTGATAGAGTTCCTCTATATTTTCTATATCCATCCCTTGAATTACTTGCATCTAATCTCCTTATTTTAACAGGCCTATCCTGTTTAGTGGCCAAAATCTTACAAATGCTTTTCCCTTTATTCTGCTCTCAGCAACAAATCCCCACATCCTAGAATCATAGCTTCCGTCTGTATTGTCTCCTAGTACCATATAATAATTTTCATCTATTTGAATTTTTACAGTGTTTCCATCTAATATCTCATTTATAGTCTTTTCTTCATGGATAAAATCTAAAATCATTCCTGTCTTTTTTCCATTTACATAAAAATCAACATCTGGAAGTATCTCTCTTAACTGTCCTGGTTTTTCAAGTAAAAACTCTTGAATTTCCTTTATATCCTCACTTCTTATTTCAGAAGAATAATTAGCTCCTGGAACGATCTCCACAGTGTCTCCCTTTTTAGGTATTGTCCATGTATCATACTCTATGAATCCTAGGTTTGAATACTCTCTGATATCTATTCTTTTATTATTTACATACAGATGTCCAAATTCTATCTTCACTTCTTCCCCTGGAAGCCCCATAACTCTTTTGGTGTATAAAACTTTATTTTCTACAGGCTCTCTAAAAACTATTATATCTTCCCTTTCAGGTTGTTTAAAATTATAAATTACCATGTTTCCAAATATTCTGTCTTTAGGCATAATCGTTGGTATCATTGATCCCGTTGGAACAAGAAAATTTCCCAAATAAAATTTTTGAATTATCAGAACAAGTATAAGCGCTGACCCGATTGTTTCCACAAAATTAACAGTCTTTTTTATACCTTTCTGGGTTGCACCACTCTCTACATTGAATATCTCTATTATCTTTTCAGAGAAAGCCCCCCTGTACTCTTTAATGAGCTCAACTACCTCTTTTTCCTTTATCCACAACAAAAGAAAACATGTAGTCAAAAACA from uncultured Ilyobacter sp. includes these protein-coding regions:
- the lepB gene encoding signal peptidase I — encoded protein: MEKEKIIINGIFYLFLTTCFLLLWIKEKEVVELIKEYRGAFSEKIIEIFNVESGATQKGIKKTVNFVETIGSALILVLIIQKFYLGNFLVPTGSMIPTIMPKDRIFGNMVIYNFKQPEREDIIVFREPVENKVLYTKRVMGLPGEEVKIEFGHLYVNNKRIDIREYSNLGFIEYDTWTIPKKGDTVEIVPGANYSSEIRSEDIKEIQEFLLEKPGQLREILPDVDFYVNGKKTGMILDFIHEEKTINEILDGNTVKIQIDENYYMVLGDNTDGSYDSRMWGFVAESRIKGKAFVRFWPLNRIGLLK
- the rimI gene encoding ribosomal protein S18-alanine N-acetyltransferase: MQVIQGMDIENIEELYQLEKKSFPGNSYSMDSLFKMLENNKYYFGGVWKREKLIGYTILLDSIDIFEIIKIAVDTRYRNQGIGEEMLKTILLNVEKNIHLEVRENNTAAIKLYEKIGFKNIFKRKNYYGDTGEDALVMVLNR